In Bradyrhizobium erythrophlei, a single genomic region encodes these proteins:
- the ftsZ gene encoding cell division protein FtsZ — protein sequence MALNITPPDIHELKPRITVFGVGGAGGNAVNNMITAGLQGVDFVVANTDAQALTMSKAQRIIQMGTQVTQGLGAGSQPDVGAAAAQEVLDEIRDHISGVNMVFVTAGMGGGTGTGAAPVIAKIARDLGILTVGVVTKPFHFEGQRRMRTAEAGITELHKVVDTLLIIPNQNLFRVANEKTTFADAFAMADQVLYSGVACITDLMVKEGLINLDFADVRAVMREMGKAMMGTGEATGEKRALTAAEAAIANPLIDDSSMKGARGLLISITGGKDLTLFEVDEAATRIREEVDQDANIIVGATFDEALDGVIRVSVVATGIEQALISRNAGVSPPSVATPIAPAASSGPDSRLAELTARLRADNARLAERAHKFESSNSAQPAPLTPPRPTVERAALAAIAAAVSTDAPQAHAAPLQPAAYGDVTVRPIAQKPTLFPDPEVASAPAAEAAPPENFIPQAAERPPARAPRMPKFEDLPMPAQNEIRQARGEIEDDHPQKAKMSLLQRLANVGLGRRDEESEPPIAARAAGPAMPAMPPLPDRKPQRTVSQQMGNHGPVSEYAPRQVPQGLDIHGRQAPVAPAPQGDDHLDIPAFLRRQGS from the coding sequence ATGGCACTCAATATTACTCCTCCTGACATTCATGAGCTGAAGCCCCGGATCACCGTCTTCGGCGTCGGTGGCGCCGGCGGCAACGCCGTCAACAACATGATCACGGCGGGCTTGCAGGGGGTCGACTTCGTCGTCGCCAACACGGACGCGCAGGCGCTCACGATGTCGAAGGCGCAGCGCATCATCCAGATGGGCACGCAGGTCACACAGGGCCTGGGCGCCGGTTCGCAGCCCGATGTTGGCGCAGCCGCGGCGCAAGAAGTCCTCGACGAGATCCGCGATCACATCTCCGGCGTCAACATGGTGTTCGTCACCGCCGGCATGGGCGGCGGCACCGGCACGGGTGCTGCCCCCGTCATCGCCAAGATCGCGCGCGACCTCGGCATCCTCACCGTCGGCGTCGTCACCAAGCCGTTCCACTTCGAAGGCCAGCGGCGCATGCGCACGGCCGAAGCCGGCATCACCGAGCTTCACAAGGTGGTCGACACGCTCCTGATCATCCCGAACCAGAACTTGTTCCGGGTCGCCAACGAAAAGACCACCTTCGCCGACGCCTTCGCGATGGCCGACCAGGTGCTCTATTCGGGCGTCGCCTGCATCACCGACCTGATGGTCAAGGAAGGCCTGATCAATCTCGACTTCGCCGACGTCCGCGCGGTGATGCGGGAGATGGGCAAGGCGATGATGGGCACCGGCGAGGCCACCGGCGAGAAGCGCGCGCTGACCGCCGCCGAAGCCGCGATCGCCAACCCCCTGATCGACGACTCCTCGATGAAGGGCGCGCGCGGTCTTCTGATCTCGATCACCGGCGGCAAGGACCTGACGCTGTTCGAGGTCGACGAAGCCGCCACGCGGATTCGCGAAGAGGTCGATCAGGATGCCAACATCATCGTCGGCGCCACTTTCGACGAAGCGCTCGACGGCGTCATCCGCGTCTCGGTGGTCGCCACCGGCATCGAACAGGCGCTGATCTCCCGCAACGCCGGGGTCTCGCCGCCGTCTGTCGCCACCCCGATCGCGCCCGCGGCTTCGTCAGGACCGGATTCGCGTCTGGCCGAACTGACCGCCCGGCTCCGCGCCGACAATGCGCGGCTGGCCGAACGCGCCCACAAGTTCGAAAGCTCGAACAGCGCCCAGCCTGCGCCCTTGACGCCGCCGCGCCCGACCGTCGAGCGCGCCGCGCTCGCGGCGATCGCCGCTGCCGTGTCGACCGACGCGCCGCAGGCGCACGCCGCGCCGTTGCAGCCGGCGGCTTATGGCGACGTCACCGTTCGCCCGATCGCGCAGAAGCCGACCCTGTTTCCCGATCCGGAAGTAGCGTCCGCGCCCGCTGCCGAAGCCGCCCCGCCGGAAAACTTCATTCCGCAGGCGGCCGAGCGGCCGCCAGCCCGTGCGCCGCGGATGCCGAAGTTCGAGGACCTGCCGATGCCGGCCCAGAACGAAATCCGTCAGGCCCGCGGGGAAATCGAGGACGACCATCCGCAGAAGGCCAAGATGTCGCTGTTGCAGCGTCTGGCCAATGTCGGCCTTGGCCGCCGCGACGAGGAAAGCGAGCCGCCGATTGCCGCGCGCGCCGCAGGACCGGCCATGCCGGCCATGCCGCCGCTCCCCGACCGCAAGCCGCAGCGCACGGTTTCTCAGCAAATGGGGAATCATGGGCCGGTATCAGAGTATGCGCCGCGCCAGGTCCCGCAGGGGTTGGACATCCACGGCCGCCAGGCGCCTGTGGCCCCCGCGCCACAGGGCGATGACCATCTTGATATCCCAGCTTTCCTGCGCCGGCAGGGCAGCTGA
- a CDS encoding aminopeptidase P family protein yields the protein MFEAHFQTFEEPETGIALSARLSAFREELTRRNLTGFVVPRADQQQNEYVPPSEERLAWLTGFTGSAGMAIVLVREAAVFVDGRYTLQAGKQVDTKVWSVQPLVDPPPEAWLAQHLVAGDRLGFDPWLHTTASAEKLAAACAKAGAELVAVDTNPVDAVWTERPPLPLAPVALHGKQFAGEIEADKLKRIETEIAKVGADALVLSDSHAVAWAFNIRGADVAHTPLPLSYALLPKSGRPTLFIDHRKLSNSVRDHLEQTATVVEPGALTPKLIELSKSGASIALDSATAADALTRLISSAGGKVIRGSDPVALLKAVKNDTEIAGTKAAHRRDAIALARFLAWVDREAPAGSLTEIDAVEALETFRRDTGALKDVSFPTISGTGPNGAIVHYRVTRKSNRRIARGDLLLIDSGAQYEDGTTDVTRTIAIGEPTQEMRDRFTRVLRGHIAISRALFPDGTTGAQLDTLARQYLWQAGVDFEHGTGHGVGSYLSVHEGPARISKLGTTPLKRGMILSNEPGYYKTDAFGIRIENLELVVAADVAGAEKPVNAFETLTLAPIDRRLVDLNMLASDELSWLNEYHERVRHAVRGHVDEATKAWLDGATAPLSL from the coding sequence ATGTTTGAAGCCCACTTCCAGACCTTCGAAGAGCCGGAAACCGGCATCGCTTTGTCCGCGCGTCTATCCGCATTCCGCGAGGAGTTGACGAGACGCAACCTGACCGGCTTCGTGGTGCCGCGCGCCGATCAGCAGCAGAACGAATATGTGCCGCCCTCCGAGGAACGGCTGGCTTGGCTCACCGGCTTCACCGGATCGGCCGGCATGGCGATCGTGCTCGTCCGCGAGGCCGCGGTGTTCGTCGATGGGCGCTACACGCTACAAGCCGGCAAGCAGGTCGACACCAAGGTCTGGAGCGTCCAGCCGCTGGTGGATCCGCCGCCGGAGGCCTGGCTGGCACAGCATCTTGTTGCCGGCGACCGCCTCGGCTTCGATCCCTGGCTGCACACGACGGCATCCGCCGAGAAGCTTGCGGCGGCTTGCGCCAAGGCGGGCGCGGAACTGGTCGCGGTCGATACTAACCCGGTCGATGCGGTCTGGACCGAACGCCCGCCGCTGCCGCTCGCGCCGGTCGCCCTGCACGGCAAGCAATTCGCGGGCGAAATCGAAGCCGACAAGCTGAAGCGGATCGAGACCGAGATCGCCAAGGTCGGCGCCGACGCGCTGGTGTTGTCCGACAGCCATGCCGTGGCCTGGGCCTTCAATATCCGCGGCGCTGACGTCGCCCATACCCCCCTGCCCCTGTCCTACGCGCTTCTGCCGAAAAGCGGCCGGCCGACACTGTTCATCGACCATCGCAAGCTTTCCAACAGCGTGCGTGACCACCTCGAACAGACTGCAACCGTGGTCGAGCCGGGCGCGCTGACGCCGAAACTGATCGAACTGTCGAAAAGCGGCGCTTCGATTGCGCTCGACAGCGCGACCGCTGCGGACGCGCTGACCCGCCTGATTTCGTCGGCCGGCGGCAAGGTGATCCGCGGCAGCGATCCGGTCGCTCTGCTCAAGGCCGTCAAGAACGACACCGAAATCGCCGGCACGAAGGCCGCGCATCGGCGCGATGCGATCGCACTGGCACGGTTTCTCGCCTGGGTCGACCGCGAGGCGCCCGCAGGCAGCCTGACTGAAATCGACGCCGTCGAGGCGCTGGAAACCTTCCGCCGCGACACCGGCGCACTGAAGGACGTTTCGTTTCCGACCATTTCGGGCACCGGGCCGAATGGCGCCATCGTGCATTACCGCGTCACCCGCAAGAGCAACCGCCGCATCGCGCGCGGCGATCTGCTGCTGATCGATTCCGGCGCGCAATATGAAGACGGCACCACCGACGTCACCCGCACCATTGCGATCGGCGAGCCGACGCAAGAAATGCGCGATCGCTTCACCCGCGTGCTGCGCGGCCACATCGCGATCTCGCGTGCGCTGTTTCCGGATGGCACGACAGGTGCGCAGCTCGATACGCTGGCGCGGCAATATCTTTGGCAGGCCGGCGTCGATTTCGAGCATGGCACCGGCCACGGCGTCGGCAGTTACCTCTCGGTGCACGAGGGACCTGCGCGGATTTCCAAGCTCGGCACCACGCCCCTCAAGCGCGGCATGATCCTCTCCAACGAGCCGGGTTACTACAAGACCGACGCCTTCGGCATCCGCATCGAGAACCTCGAACTCGTCGTCGCCGCCGACGTCGCAGGCGCCGAGAAGCCGGTTAACGCTTTCGAAACCCTGACGCTCGCGCCGATCGATCGTCGCTTGGTCGACCTCAACATGCTCGCGAGCGACGAATTGAGCTGGCTCAACGAATACCACGAGCGGGTGCGCCACGCCGTGCGCGGCCATGTCGACGAGGCGACGAAAGCCTGGCTCGACGGGGCTACCGCGCCGCTGTCGCTGTAG
- the ligA gene encoding NAD-dependent DNA ligase LigA, translating into MATKAKPKKLTEVADLTKAQAKVEHMRLALEIEGHDTAYYQDDAPKVTDAEYDALRQRFNAIEKRFPELVSAESPSQKVGAAPSGRFSKVRHAVPMLSLDNAFAEEDVVDFVGRIRRFLKLSEDERIDFSAEPKIDGLSMSLRYEDGELVTAATRGDGAEGEDVTANIRTLDDVPKKLKGRKFPQICEVRGEVYMTKKAFLVLNKKQVEAGEAPFANPRNSAAGSLRQKDPTITASRPLGFFAYAWGEMSDMPEDTQSGMIAWFEHCGFKTNPLTKLCHSVEELIAFHRKIEEQRAKLDYDIDGVVYKVDRLDWQERLGFVSRTPRWGIAHKFPAERATTILRDIEIQVGRTGSFTPVGKLEPVGVGGVIVQNVTLHNEDYIRGIGNKGEELREGRDIRIGDTVVIQRAGDVIPQVVDVVIDKRPKDARVFHFPKKCPCPLHTDVVREETATGEEGSRARCSGEFACPYQKIEHLKLFVSRRAFDIDGLGEKQLQYFFDEEWVREPADIFTLQKRNAKLKLEEIEGYGETSVRNLFAAIEGRRTISLERFIYALGMRHVGETTALALARGYGSWDAFHDACMKVTRDDEEAIAEMDALDQIGDTVIASIKAYFGESHNRGIVERLTREVDILDAEKPKSNSIVAGKTVVFTGSLEKMTRDEAKAMAERLGAKAAGSVSKKTDYVVAGPGAGSKLAEATKHGVTVLTEDEWLKMVGE; encoded by the coding sequence ATGGCAACCAAGGCAAAACCCAAAAAGCTCACCGAGGTCGCCGACCTCACCAAGGCGCAGGCCAAGGTCGAGCACATGCGGCTGGCGCTTGAGATCGAAGGGCATGACACGGCGTATTACCAGGACGACGCCCCCAAAGTCACCGACGCCGAATACGACGCGCTGCGCCAGCGCTTCAACGCGATCGAAAAACGCTTTCCGGAACTGGTCAGCGCGGAATCGCCATCGCAGAAGGTCGGCGCCGCGCCTTCCGGCAGGTTTAGCAAGGTGCGTCATGCGGTGCCGATGCTCTCGCTCGACAACGCCTTTGCCGAGGAGGATGTGGTCGATTTCGTTGGCCGAATCCGCCGCTTCCTGAAGCTATCCGAGGACGAGCGCATCGATTTTTCCGCCGAGCCAAAGATCGACGGGCTCTCGATGTCGCTGCGCTACGAGGATGGCGAACTCGTCACCGCTGCGACGCGCGGCGACGGGGCGGAAGGCGAGGACGTCACCGCCAACATCCGTACGCTCGACGACGTGCCGAAGAAGCTGAAGGGACGCAAGTTCCCGCAAATCTGCGAGGTGCGCGGCGAGGTCTACATGACCAAGAAGGCGTTTCTGGTTCTCAACAAGAAGCAGGTTGAGGCCGGGGAAGCGCCGTTCGCCAATCCGCGCAACTCGGCCGCCGGCTCGCTGCGTCAGAAAGACCCCACGATCACTGCCTCGCGCCCGCTCGGCTTCTTTGCCTATGCCTGGGGCGAGATGAGTGACATGCCGGAAGACACGCAGTCCGGCATGATCGCCTGGTTCGAACACTGCGGCTTCAAGACCAATCCGCTGACAAAGCTCTGCCACTCGGTCGAGGAACTGATCGCGTTTCATCGCAAGATCGAGGAACAGCGCGCCAAACTCGACTACGACATCGACGGCGTGGTCTACAAGGTCGATCGCCTCGACTGGCAGGAACGCCTCGGCTTCGTCTCGCGCACCCCGCGCTGGGGCATTGCGCACAAATTTCCGGCCGAGCGCGCCACGACGATCCTGCGCGATATCGAGATCCAGGTCGGGCGCACCGGTTCGTTCACGCCGGTCGGCAAGCTGGAGCCGGTCGGCGTCGGCGGCGTCATCGTGCAGAACGTCACGCTGCACAACGAGGACTACATCCGGGGCATCGGCAACAAGGGCGAGGAACTGCGCGAGGGCCGCGATATCCGGATCGGCGACACCGTCGTGATCCAGCGCGCCGGCGACGTGATCCCGCAAGTTGTCGATGTCGTCATCGACAAACGCCCGAAGGATGCCAGGGTTTTTCACTTTCCGAAAAAATGCCCGTGTCCGCTGCATACCGACGTGGTGCGCGAGGAAACCGCAACCGGCGAGGAAGGCTCGCGTGCGCGTTGCAGCGGCGAGTTCGCCTGCCCCTACCAGAAGATCGAGCATCTGAAGCTGTTCGTGTCGCGGCGTGCCTTCGACATCGATGGTCTCGGCGAGAAGCAATTGCAATATTTCTTCGACGAGGAATGGGTTCGCGAGCCGGCCGACATCTTCACGCTGCAGAAGCGCAACGCCAAACTCAAGCTCGAGGAGATCGAGGGTTATGGCGAAACCTCCGTGCGCAATCTGTTCGCGGCCATCGAAGGCCGGCGCACGATTTCGCTGGAGCGCTTCATCTATGCGCTCGGCATGCGCCATGTCGGCGAGACCACGGCGCTGGCGCTGGCGCGCGGTTATGGCTCCTGGGATGCCTTCCACGACGCCTGCATGAAGGTCACCAGGGACGACGAGGAAGCCATCGCCGAAATGGATGCGCTCGACCAGATCGGCGACACCGTGATCGCCAGCATCAAGGCCTATTTCGGCGAAAGCCATAACCGCGGGATTGTCGAGCGGCTGACGCGCGAGGTCGATATCCTCGATGCCGAAAAGCCGAAGAGCAATTCGATCGTTGCCGGCAAGACGGTGGTGTTCACGGGGTCGCTGGAGAAGATGACGCGCGACGAGGCCAAGGCGATGGCCGAGCGCCTCGGGGCCAAGGCGGCGGGCTCGGTGTCAAAGAAAACGGATTATGTCGTCGCGGGTCCCGGCGCGGGCTCAAAGCTTGCAGAGGCGACAAAGCACGGCGTCACGGTTTTGACGGAAGACGAGTGGCTGAAGATGGTCGGAGAGTAG
- a CDS encoding outer membrane protein assembly factor BamD produces the protein MSINRMALTLRLSNRWSLVALARQDVVRRLRVAAGLVVAATMLSACSSATELWDKVTQKDDTFVEQPAEQLYNEGLFLTNEKRDAKGGAKKFEEVDRQHPYSDLARKSLLMSAYAYYQANDYDSCIGAATRYVTLHPGSADAAYAQYLIAASHYDQITDVSRDQTRTEKAIAALEEVVRKYPTSEYAVSAKAKLEAARDQLAGREMNVGRQLLQKRNYIGAINRFKTVVTQYQTTRHVEEALARLTEAYMAVGIVGEAQTAAAVLGHNFPDSPWYKDAYNLVKGGGYEPTENTGSYISKAFKKLGLG, from the coding sequence ATGTCGATAAACCGTATGGCGCTCACTCTGCGACTTTCGAATCGTTGGAGTCTCGTGGCTCTCGCGCGGCAAGACGTTGTGCGACGCCTGCGTGTCGCCGCCGGCCTTGTCGTGGCCGCGACCATGTTGAGCGCGTGCAGCTCGGCCACCGAGCTCTGGGACAAGGTCACCCAGAAGGACGACACCTTCGTCGAGCAGCCCGCCGAACAGCTCTACAACGAAGGCCTGTTCCTGACGAACGAGAAGCGCGACGCCAAGGGCGGCGCGAAGAAGTTCGAGGAAGTGGACCGTCAGCATCCCTATTCGGACCTGGCGCGCAAATCGCTGCTGATGTCGGCCTACGCCTATTATCAGGCGAACGATTATGACAGCTGCATCGGGGCTGCGACCCGCTACGTCACGCTGCATCCGGGAAGCGCGGACGCGGCCTATGCGCAATACCTGATTGCCGCGTCGCATTACGACCAGATCACCGACGTCAGCCGCGACCAGACCCGGACCGAAAAGGCGATCGCGGCGCTGGAAGAAGTCGTACGAAAATATCCGACGTCGGAATATGCCGTCAGCGCCAAGGCCAAGCTGGAGGCCGCGCGCGACCAGCTTGCGGGTCGCGAGATGAATGTGGGCCGCCAATTATTGCAGAAGCGCAACTACATCGGCGCCATCAACCGATTCAAGACCGTGGTGACGCAGTACCAGACCACGCGCCACGTCGAGGAAGCGCTGGCGCGGCTAACCGAAGCCTATATGGCGGTCGGCATCGTCGGCGAGGCTCAGACCGCGGCCGCCGTGCTCGGGCACAATTTTCCCGACAGTCCCTGGTACAAGGACGCCTATAATCTAGTAAAAGGCGGCGGCTACGAGCCGACCGAGAACACGGGCTCCTATATTTCCAAGGCCTTCAAGAAGCTCGGTCTCGGCTAG
- the lpxC gene encoding UDP-3-O-acyl-N-acetylglucosamine deacetylase, whose product MKFGRQTTLRSQATVTGVGVHSGLPVNLTIGPASVDAGFVFVRTSPDGGDREVRAVAESVIATEFATVLGDRQQGPLVSTAEHVLAALRGMGVDNATIEVDGPEVPIMDGSAAAFVAAIEQAGIVSQSAARRFIQVTKPVQVAIGDSFGELRPNNSGFRAEVEIDFANPVIGRQSYILDLSAERFRRDISRARTFGCVNDVARLWSAGFALGASFENSVVFDDTRLLNTEGLRYSDECVRHKVLDVIGDLALAGLPLLGTYRSVRGGHKLNHAVLTALLADRSAWRVVEAEAGRRTRAPAEVGRGMVGGLVAPAYGPDVS is encoded by the coding sequence ATGAAATTCGGCCGGCAGACAACGCTGCGTTCGCAAGCTACCGTGACAGGTGTCGGCGTCCATTCCGGACTACCGGTCAATCTCACAATCGGACCTGCATCCGTGGATGCGGGTTTTGTTTTTGTCCGCACCAGTCCTGATGGCGGCGACCGTGAAGTTCGCGCTGTCGCTGAATCCGTCATCGCCACCGAATTTGCCACCGTCCTTGGCGACCGCCAGCAGGGCCCGCTCGTCTCCACCGCAGAGCACGTGCTGGCCGCATTGCGCGGCATGGGTGTGGATAACGCCACCATCGAAGTCGACGGCCCCGAAGTGCCGATCATGGACGGCAGCGCCGCCGCTTTTGTGGCCGCGATCGAGCAGGCCGGCATCGTCAGCCAGTCGGCGGCACGCCGTTTCATCCAGGTCACCAAGCCGGTGCAGGTCGCAATCGGCGATTCCTTCGGTGAGCTGCGCCCGAACAATTCCGGTTTCCGCGCGGAAGTGGAAATCGATTTCGCCAATCCCGTGATCGGCCGGCAAAGCTACATCCTCGATCTCAGTGCGGAGCGCTTCCGCCGCGATATCTCCCGCGCCCGCACCTTCGGCTGCGTCAACGACGTTGCCCGCCTCTGGAGCGCCGGTTTTGCGCTCGGCGCCTCCTTCGAGAATTCGGTGGTGTTCGACGACACCCGCCTGCTCAACACCGAAGGCCTCCGTTACAGCGACGAATGCGTCCGTCACAAGGTCCTGGACGTGATCGGTGATCTCGCGCTGGCGGGCCTGCCGCTGCTTGGCACCTACCGCTCGGTGCGCGGCGGTCACAAGCTCAATCATGCGGTTCTGACCGCGCTCTTGGCCGACCGCTCGGCCTGGCGGGTGGTCGAGGCCGAAGCCGGCCGCCGCACGCGCGCTCCCGCCGAGGTCGGCCGCGGCATGGTCGGCGGTCTGGTCGCTCCCGCCTACGGTCCGGACGTTTCCTGA
- a CDS encoding multidrug effflux MFS transporter: MHGVVGRSAALTDSESSAKTRIMLLLLVAMTGVAPISLYMLVPALPVLAKTFDSNVSIAQMTVSLYMVGIACSQILMGPLSDRFGRRPVLLAGLGLMVVASAACSFAETLPQLIAARFFQAFGGASGMVISRAIIRDLYSRERISSMISLVIGVMMIAQMLSPLAGGLIENSFGWRAIFYATTAMSLVVAAAIALALPETRRERLASASFRRDVGGLLTSRAFIGYMLCQVLASQIIFTFAGGAPYIVITHMGRTGAEYGAWFALIGFAYLVGNLFCVRFAPRHSLERLIWFGLALQLAGSLLNLVCGLTGINQAPAWLFGTQMIVMFANAFVMSNSAAGAISVRPEAAGTASGAMGFLQMGLGSFLSQFGAYLGGHFTTPAPLNAAVFALSLACASTMVFIIPRRNVVVSEELIEQAEEESGIV, translated from the coding sequence ATGCACGGCGTCGTCGGCAGATCGGCCGCACTGACCGACAGCGAAAGCTCCGCGAAGACGCGGATCATGCTGTTGCTTCTGGTCGCCATGACCGGCGTGGCGCCGATCTCGCTCTACATGCTGGTGCCGGCGCTGCCGGTACTTGCGAAGACGTTCGATAGCAACGTCTCCATCGCGCAGATGACGGTGTCGCTCTACATGGTCGGCATCGCCTGCTCGCAGATCCTGATGGGGCCGCTGTCCGATCGCTTCGGACGGCGGCCGGTCTTGCTCGCGGGTCTCGGCCTGATGGTGGTGGCAAGCGCGGCGTGCAGTTTCGCCGAGACGCTGCCGCAACTGATCGCCGCGCGTTTCTTCCAGGCGTTCGGCGGCGCCAGTGGCATGGTGATAAGCCGTGCCATCATCCGCGACCTCTATAGCCGCGAACGTATCTCCTCGATGATCTCACTCGTGATCGGCGTCATGATGATCGCGCAGATGCTGAGCCCCTTGGCCGGTGGTCTGATCGAGAACTCATTCGGCTGGCGCGCCATCTTCTACGCCACTACGGCGATGTCACTGGTTGTGGCCGCCGCCATTGCGCTGGCGCTGCCGGAGACCCGCCGCGAAAGGCTCGCCAGCGCGAGCTTCCGCCGCGATGTCGGCGGTCTTCTAACCAGCCGCGCCTTCATCGGCTATATGCTGTGCCAGGTGCTGGCCTCGCAGATCATCTTCACCTTCGCAGGCGGCGCCCCCTATATCGTCATTACGCATATGGGGCGCACCGGCGCTGAATATGGCGCGTGGTTTGCTCTTATCGGCTTCGCCTACCTGGTCGGCAATCTCTTTTGTGTGCGCTTTGCGCCGCGCCATTCTCTGGAGCGGCTGATCTGGTTCGGGCTCGCGCTGCAACTCGCCGGCAGCCTGCTCAACCTCGTCTGCGGCCTCACCGGCATCAACCAGGCGCCGGCGTGGCTGTTCGGCACCCAGATGATCGTGATGTTCGCCAATGCCTTCGTGATGTCGAACTCGGCGGCCGGGGCCATCAGCGTGCGGCCCGAGGCCGCCGGTACCGCCTCGGGCGCGATGGGATTCTTGCAGATGGGGCTGGGATCGTTCCTGTCGCAGTTCGGCGCTTATCTCGGTGGCCACTTCACCACGCCCGCCCCGCTCAACGCCGCGGTGTTCGCGCTTTCGCTCGCTTGCGCCTCGACCATGGTCTTCATCATTCCCCGGCGCAATGTGGTGGTGAGCGAGGAACTGATCGAACAGGCGGAAGAAGAGAGCGGGATCGTGTGA
- the recN gene encoding DNA repair protein RecN, translated as MLARLSIRDIVLIERLDIEFSRGLAVLTGETGAGKSILLDAFALALGGRGDATLVRNGAEQGQVTAVFDVPKGHPAAAILADNGLDDTGEMILRRVQLADGRTRAFINDQAISVQTLKALGSALVEIHGQHDERALVDASTHRRLLDAFSGLEKDVAALEKLWEARREANRLLDEHRAGMERAAREADYLRHASDELKQLAPKDGEETALASRRTTMMQGEKIASDLREAQEAVSGNHSPVAALSAAVRRLERRAANSPALVEPAVKAIDIAINALEEADQHLSRALAAADFDPAELERIEERLFALRAASRKYSTPVDGLAALATKYAADVALIDAGADQLKKLEEAADAADKRYVAAAAKLSAARVKSAEKLNKAVNAELAPLKLERAKFTTQVDSDPASPGPQGYDRVEFWVQTNPGTRPGPLMKVASGGELSRFLLALKVVLSDRGSAPTLVFDEIDTGVGGAVADAIGARLARLASKVQVMAVTHAPQVAARADQHLLISKDALDKGKRVATRVNALAADHRREEIARMLAGAEITAEARAAAERLLKAATA; from the coding sequence ATGCTGGCGCGTCTGTCGATCCGTGACATCGTCCTGATCGAACGGCTCGATATCGAGTTTTCCCGAGGGCTCGCGGTTTTGACCGGCGAGACCGGCGCGGGCAAATCCATTTTGCTGGATGCCTTTGCGCTGGCGCTCGGCGGCCGCGGCGATGCCACCCTGGTGCGTAACGGCGCCGAGCAGGGCCAGGTCACGGCCGTATTCGATGTGCCGAAGGGCCATCCGGCCGCGGCTATCCTCGCCGACAACGGCCTGGACGACACCGGAGAGATGATCCTGCGCCGCGTGCAACTGGCCGATGGCCGCACCCGCGCCTTCATCAACGATCAGGCGATCAGCGTGCAGACCCTGAAAGCGCTGGGCTCGGCGCTGGTCGAGATCCACGGCCAGCATGATGAACGCGCGCTGGTCGATGCCTCGACCCACCGCCGCCTGCTCGATGCGTTTTCCGGGCTCGAAAAAGACGTCGCCGCGCTGGAGAAGCTCTGGGAGGCGCGGCGCGAGGCCAACCGCCTGCTCGACGAGCACCGCGCTGGCATGGAGCGGGCTGCGCGGGAGGCAGATTATCTGCGGCACGCTTCCGACGAATTGAAGCAGCTCGCGCCAAAGGACGGCGAGGAAACGGCTTTGGCCTCCCGCCGCACCACGATGATGCAGGGCGAGAAGATCGCCTCCGACCTGCGCGAGGCGCAGGAAGCGGTCTCCGGCAATCACTCGCCGGTGGCTGCGCTGTCGGCCGCGGTGCGCCGGCTCGAACGGCGCGCGGCGAATTCACCGGCTTTGGTCGAGCCCGCGGTGAAGGCGATCGATATCGCGATCAACGCGTTAGAGGAGGCCGATCAGCATCTGTCGAGAGCGCTGGCTGCTGCGGATTTTGATCCGGCCGAGCTCGAGCGCATCGAAGAGCGGTTGTTCGCCTTGCGCGCGGCTTCCCGCAAATATTCGACCCCGGTCGACGGGCTCGCCGCGCTTGCCACCAAATATGCCGCCGATGTCGCGCTGATCGATGCCGGCGCCGATCAGTTGAAGAAGCTGGAAGAGGCGGCCGATGCCGCCGACAAGCGCTATGTGGCCGCGGCCGCCAAACTCTCCGCAGCGCGGGTCAAGTCGGCGGAAAAGCTCAACAAGGCCGTCAACGCCGAGCTTGCGCCGCTAAAACTCGAGCGCGCGAAATTCACCACGCAGGTGGACTCCGATCCGGCGTCGCCCGGTCCGCAAGGCTATGACCGCGTCGAGTTCTGGGTACAGACCAATCCGGGCACCCGGCCCGGGCCACTGATGAAAGTCGCCTCCGGCGGCGAGCTGTCGCGCTTTCTTCTGGCGCTCAAGGTCGTGCTGTCCGACCGCGGCTCCGCGCCAACGCTGGTGTTCGACGAAATCGACACCGGGGTCGGTGGCGCGGTCGCGGATGCGATCGGCGCGCGGCTGGCGCGGCTCGCCTCCAAGGTGCAGGTGATGGCGGTGACGCATGCGCCGCAGGTCGCCGCGCGCGCGGACCAGCATCTCTTGATCTCCAAGGATGCGCTCGACAAGGGCAAGCGCGTCGCCACCCGCGTCAATGCGCTGGCGGCCGATCACCGCCGCGAGGAAATCGCCCGCATGCTCGCCGGCGCCGAAATCACCGCGGAGGCCCGCGCCGCCGCCGAGCGGCTGCTCAAGGCGGCGACGGCGTAG